In the Hordeum vulgare subsp. vulgare chromosome 7H, MorexV3_pseudomolecules_assembly, whole genome shotgun sequence genome, one interval contains:
- the LOC123409125 gene encoding CASP-like protein 2C3 produces the protein MDAAQAGRGRGRGRRPSEVRAEGLMRGACAALAAASALLMGLDTETETVLLIRKKATVKDVHALWVLTAAAGAAAGYHLLHLLRCLYLGRFAHNPCRNSRALAWAFLLLDKGCAYLTFAATVAAAQACLIALDGAQALQWNKLCNIFTRFCQQVAGSLVCGGLAAVGTAVLSALSARNLFRLYPSLCSHPHRSSSTTK, from the exons ATGGACGCGGCGCAggcggggagggggagggggagggggaggaggccgtCGGAGGTGAGGGCGGAGGGGCTGATGCGGGGCGCGTGCGCGGCGCTGGCGGCGGCGTCGGCGCTGCTGATGGGGCTGGACACGGAGACGGAGACGGTGCTGCTCATCAGGAAGAAGGCCACCGTCAAGGACGTCCACGCCCTCTG GGTTCTGAcggcggcggccggcgcggcgGCGGGGTACCACCTGCTGCACCTGCTCCGGTGCCTCTACCTCGGCCGCTTCGCCCACAACCCCTGCCGCAACAGCAGGGCCCTAGCCTGGGCGTTCCTCCTCCTCGACAAG GGTTGCGCGTACCTGACGTTCgcggcgacggtggcggcggcgcaGGCGTGCCTGATCGCGCTGGACGGCGCGCAGGCGCTGCAGTGGAACAAGCTCTGCAACATCTTCACCCGCTTCTGCCAGCAGGTCGCCGGGAGCCTCGTCTGCGGCGGGCTCGCCGCCGTCGGCACCGCCGTCCTCTCTGCGCTCTCCGCCCGCAACCTCTTCCGCCTCTACCCCTCCCTCTGCTCCCACCCTCaccgctcctcctccaccacaaagtag